One Ignavibacteria bacterium genomic window carries:
- a CDS encoding TolC family protein, giving the protein MSKITFKILIILFLLLAKQVYTQNTFDEYLSKDSIYRFTSSLKVLDSLLLLQKKDFDIDTSFYNTFANAESINLNQLLFFTISNNPDLKSFETRVEAFKYQAEEKSYLPDPMFEFELDDIMSDFKRVGMINFFVSQMFPFPGKLALEKQSVLNNMSMLESEILVMSIEKINMIKMSYYDLYLINKKIQINQDNQLLVKTFSAATEIQYSVGKGMQQEIFKSQIEMSKLKNEEFLLKQQRKNIFSQLTALTKIIIDENTRIDFSDINFDYLLNKNSFNITERDQVELIDFAFEHRPDLKILENKIFMNKTELEIAKLNRYPDFNIKLGYKLLPSEEKNAFAFMIGINIPFAPWSSGKYSNSVSKNEIIIKSTSDEFIAKKNDIRAEIVNIINNIRSSKETMNYYYAILLPQTENTLKSTQYSYENNETDFLDLLDSYKMYQEARIMYYESVNMYLKMIAELEKATAINLKN; this is encoded by the coding sequence ATGTCTAAAATAACATTTAAAATATTAATAATATTATTTTTATTATTAGCTAAACAAGTATATACTCAAAATACTTTTGATGAATATTTATCAAAAGATTCAATTTACAGGTTTACTTCTTCGCTAAAAGTATTGGATTCTCTTCTTTTATTGCAAAAAAAAGATTTTGATATTGATACCAGTTTTTATAATACCTTTGCAAATGCGGAATCAATAAACTTGAATCAATTATTATTTTTCACGATCAGTAATAATCCTGATTTGAAATCATTTGAGACAAGGGTTGAAGCTTTTAAATATCAGGCGGAAGAAAAATCATATTTACCTGACCCAATGTTTGAATTTGAGCTTGATGATATTATGTCGGACTTTAAAAGAGTTGGGATGATTAATTTTTTTGTTTCCCAAATGTTCCCTTTTCCGGGCAAGCTTGCTTTGGAAAAACAATCCGTTCTTAATAATATGAGCATGCTTGAATCTGAGATACTGGTTATGTCAATTGAAAAGATTAACATGATAAAAATGAGTTATTACGATTTATATTTAATAAATAAAAAAATTCAAATTAATCAGGATAACCAATTGTTGGTAAAAACATTTTCCGCCGCAACTGAAATTCAATATTCAGTCGGGAAAGGGATGCAACAAGAGATTTTTAAATCTCAGATTGAAATGTCCAAGCTTAAGAATGAAGAATTTCTTTTGAAGCAGCAAAGAAAGAATATTTTTTCACAATTAACTGCGTTGACAAAAATTATTATTGATGAAAACACAAGGATAGATTTCAGTGATATAAACTTTGATTATCTTTTAAATAAAAATAGTTTCAATATAACGGAGCGGGATCAGGTAGAACTTATTGATTTTGCTTTCGAACATAGGCCAGATTTGAAGATTCTGGAAAATAAAATTTTTATGAATAAAACAGAGCTTGAAATTGCAAAACTTAATAGGTACCCGGATTTCAATATTAAACTTGGATATAAACTGTTGCCTTCAGAAGAAAAAAATGCATTTGCTTTTATGATAGGCATAAATATTCCTTTCGCACCTTGGAGCTCGGGGAAATACAGCAACTCTGTCAGCAAAAATGAAATAATCATAAAATCTACTTCTGATGAATTCATTGCAAAGAAAAATGACATAAGAGCAGAGATTGTTAACATAATAAATAATATTCGCTCTTCAAAAGAAACTATGAATTATTATTATGCTATACTATTGCCTCAAACCGAGAATACTTTAAAGTCCACCCAATACTCTTATGAAAATAATGAAACCGATTTTCTGGATTTGCTGGATTCATATAAAATGTATCAGGAGGCAAGGATTATGTACTATGAATCAGTTAATATGTATTTAAAGATGATCGCAGAGCTTGAAAAAGCTACAGCAATTAATTTGAAAAATTGA
- a CDS encoding CusA/CzcA family heavy metal efflux RND transporter, translating to MIERIIEFSARNRFLILILYLFIAGYGIWCVYNTPVDAIPDLSENQVIVFTEWMGRSPQIIEDQITYPLTQSLQGIPDVKAVRSQSMFGMSFIYVIFEDRADVYWARSRVLEKLNQVKNLLPQGTIPVMGPDGTGVGHIFWYHLTSDKYDLGELRALQDYYLKYQLTSVPGVAEVASIGGFVKQYQVDIDPNKLASYGIGINEIVSSIRNSNRDVGGKNIESSDKEFFVRGKGYIQSAYDIETITIRNSEFGIPVRISDVGTVQIGGDTRRGLLDMNGEGEVVGGIIVMRYGENASEVIEKVKEKLIELQRGLPEGVKIETSYDRSGLIDNAINTLKNSLIEEAIVVSIIVMIFLFHFRSAIRILIEMPVSILIAFILMKQFNITSNIMSLGGLIISIGVLVDASIIMVENAYRNLAKAAEKNEKVNYTEISILSAKQVGRAIFFSIGIIVVSFLPVFMLEGQEGKLFHPLAFTKTFALAGSALITITLVPVLMTLFMRGKFYTEEQNPVSKFFQRLYRPALNLALKYRKITLTLNILALLITIPLILNRGSEFMPSLDEGSLLFMPTTLPNVSVTEAKRIMQVQDKIIKSVPEVAHVLGKVGRADTPTDPAPMNMIETIIILKDKSEWREGLTKNDIINELNSKLQIPGVGNAWTQPIINRINMLATGVRTDLGIKIFGDNLDTLERLAVEVEGIVKNVNGAADVFAERTQGGKYIDININREAISRYGLNIGDVHDVIETAIGGENITTTIEGRRRFPIRVRYFRDYREDIDKLKNVLVTVGSSPMNVGEGEMSEGSSINSSVKKFQLPLGELADIKITSGAPMISSENNMLRSIVFLNVRDRDMGSFVEDAKEVLNKEFAPNLPKGYYYVWSGQWENQIRAKERLQIVMPIVFIIIFIMLYMVFKNFLESLLVMLSVPFALIGGVYLMVILDYNFSVAVWVGFIALYGLAVETGVVMVIYLHEALDKKLIEKNDKVTTKDIIDATKDGAILRLRPKLMTVAVNLLGLIPIMWATGTGSDLAKPIAVPMIGGVITSAIHVLFVTPIIFVMIKVYLNKKGKLHKSDMAKFLIH from the coding sequence ATGATTGAACGAATAATAGAATTTTCAGCTCGAAACAGATTTTTAATATTAATATTATATTTATTCATAGCAGGATATGGAATATGGTGTGTTTATAATACGCCGGTAGATGCTATTCCTGACCTCTCAGAGAATCAGGTCATAGTTTTTACTGAATGGATGGGAAGAAGTCCGCAAATAATTGAAGATCAGATCACATATCCTCTAACTCAAAGTTTACAAGGAATTCCTGATGTAAAAGCTGTGCGTTCACAGTCTATGTTTGGAATGAGTTTTATTTATGTAATATTTGAAGATAGAGCTGATGTGTATTGGGCAAGAAGCAGAGTTCTTGAAAAGCTTAATCAAGTAAAAAACTTATTACCACAGGGTACAATTCCTGTAATGGGTCCGGACGGAACAGGGGTAGGTCATATTTTTTGGTATCATCTTACAAGTGATAAGTATGATTTAGGTGAATTAAGAGCACTACAGGATTATTATTTAAAATACCAGCTTACGTCTGTACCCGGAGTTGCAGAAGTTGCTTCAATTGGTGGATTTGTGAAGCAATATCAGGTTGATATAGATCCCAACAAGCTCGCGTCTTATGGCATAGGCATAAATGAAATAGTTTCTTCAATAAGAAACAGCAACAGAGATGTAGGAGGTAAAAATATTGAATCAAGCGATAAAGAGTTCTTTGTCAGAGGAAAAGGTTATATACAATCTGCTTATGATATAGAAACCATAACAATAAGAAATTCAGAATTTGGAATACCGGTCAGGATAAGTGATGTAGGGACTGTTCAAATTGGTGGGGACACAAGGAGAGGCTTGTTGGATATGAACGGAGAAGGTGAAGTTGTAGGCGGTATTATTGTTATGAGGTATGGTGAGAATGCTTCTGAAGTAATTGAAAAAGTTAAAGAAAAATTAATTGAATTACAAAGAGGACTTCCTGAAGGCGTTAAAATTGAAACTTCTTACGACAGAAGCGGATTGATTGACAACGCAATAAATACGCTAAAAAACTCGTTAATAGAAGAAGCAATTGTTGTCAGCATAATTGTAATGATTTTCTTATTTCACTTCAGAAGTGCAATAAGAATTTTGATTGAAATGCCTGTTTCAATTCTCATAGCGTTCATTTTAATGAAACAGTTTAACATAACCTCAAATATAATGAGCTTGGGAGGTCTCATTATCTCAATAGGAGTGCTGGTTGATGCTTCCATTATAATGGTTGAGAATGCATATAGAAATCTCGCTAAAGCAGCAGAGAAAAATGAAAAAGTGAATTATACTGAAATTTCAATCTTATCTGCAAAACAGGTTGGCCGTGCTATATTTTTTTCAATTGGAATAATAGTTGTATCATTTCTTCCTGTCTTTATGCTTGAAGGTCAGGAAGGAAAGCTATTCCATCCTTTGGCTTTCACAAAAACTTTTGCGCTTGCCGGTTCGGCCTTAATTACAATAACGTTAGTTCCTGTCCTGATGACTCTTTTTATGCGTGGAAAGTTTTATACAGAGGAACAGAATCCTGTTTCAAAGTTTTTTCAAAGATTGTATAGACCCGCTCTTAATTTAGCATTAAAATATAGAAAAATTACTCTTACCCTAAACATACTGGCACTATTAATAACAATTCCTCTTATACTTAACAGAGGATCTGAATTCATGCCTTCCTTAGATGAGGGAAGTTTGCTTTTTATGCCGACAACACTTCCTAATGTTTCGGTAACTGAAGCAAAAAGAATTATGCAAGTACAGGATAAAATTATAAAGTCGGTTCCCGAAGTTGCGCATGTTCTGGGCAAAGTTGGAAGAGCTGATACTCCTACTGATCCTGCGCCCATGAATATGATTGAGACAATAATTATCCTGAAGGATAAATCTGAATGGAGAGAAGGTTTAACCAAAAATGATATTATTAATGAGCTTAATTCAAAGCTTCAGATACCCGGCGTAGGAAATGCCTGGACTCAACCTATAATTAACAGGATAAACATGCTGGCTACTGGTGTAAGAACAGATTTGGGAATTAAAATATTTGGAGATAATCTTGACACACTTGAAAGGCTCGCCGTTGAAGTTGAAGGAATTGTCAAAAATGTTAACGGAGCAGCTGATGTTTTTGCAGAACGAACCCAAGGGGGAAAATATATTGATATTAATATAAACAGGGAAGCTATCTCAAGATACGGACTTAATATTGGAGATGTTCATGATGTGATTGAAACCGCTATAGGCGGAGAAAATATTACAACAACTATTGAGGGAAGAAGAAGGTTTCCAATCAGAGTCAGATATTTCAGGGATTATAGAGAAGATATAGATAAATTAAAAAATGTTCTTGTTACAGTTGGTTCTTCTCCAATGAACGTCGGAGAAGGTGAAATGAGCGAAGGTTCTTCAATAAACAGTTCCGTGAAAAAATTTCAATTGCCTCTTGGAGAGCTTGCCGATATAAAAATCACTTCAGGGGCTCCCATGATTTCAAGCGAAAACAACATGCTTCGTTCAATTGTATTTCTTAATGTCAGAGACCGGGATATGGGAAGTTTTGTCGAGGATGCAAAGGAAGTTTTAAATAAAGAATTTGCTCCTAATTTGCCCAAGGGTTATTACTATGTATGGAGCGGACAATGGGAAAACCAAATAAGAGCTAAAGAACGATTGCAAATTGTAATGCCTATAGTTTTCATTATTATCTTCATAATGCTGTACATGGTGTTTAAAAATTTTCTTGAGTCACTTCTTGTAATGCTGTCAGTTCCATTTGCCTTAATTGGAGGAGTTTATTTGATGGTAATACTTGATTATAATTTCTCGGTTGCTGTATGGGTTGGTTTTATTGCTTTGTATGGCTTGGCAGTTGAAACCGGAGTTGTGATGGTAATATACTTACACGAAGCTCTCGATAAGAAACTAATTGAAAAAAATGATAAAGTCACAACCAAGGACATTATTGATGCCACGAAAGACGGTGCTATATTAAGACTGCGTCCGAAACTTATGACGGTAGCTGTAAATCTTTTAGGCTTAATTCCGATAATGTGGGCAACGGGAACAGGTTCAGATTTAGCAAAGCCGATTGCCGTTCCTATGATTGGAGGAGTTATAACCTCTGCCATACATGTCCTTTTCGTTACTCCGATAATATTTGTAATGATTAAAGTTTATTTAAATAAAAAAGGTAAGCTGCATAAATCCGATATGGCCAAATTCTTGATTCATTAA
- a CDS encoding GDCCVxC domain-containing (seleno)protein, translated as MNKIILKSLITCPHCAYSKEEIMQQHSCLYFYVCEKCNTFVKPKEGDCCIFCSYGTVKCPPMQNNN; from the coding sequence ATGAATAAAATAATTTTAAAATCATTAATTACATGCCCTCATTGTGCTTATTCAAAAGAAGAAATAATGCAGCAACATTCGTGTCTTTATTTTTATGTTTGTGAAAAATGTAATACATTCGTAAAACCAAAAGAAGGTGATTGTTGCATTTTTTGCTCTTATGGAACGGTAAAATGTCCACCCATGCAAAATAATAATTAA
- a CDS encoding DUF5676 family membrane protein, producing MYKINIKKFGLAFGTTSGLLYLGCAILLSILGKEQTVFFFNTLLHGIDVSTIIKPTMSFGIAVIGLIESFILGWFVGVCIAAIYNFSLKN from the coding sequence ATGTATAAAATTAATATTAAAAAATTCGGCTTGGCATTTGGCACAACATCAGGATTATTATACTTAGGATGTGCAATATTACTCTCAATATTAGGCAAAGAACAAACGGTATTTTTCTTTAATACTTTATTACACGGCATTGATGTTTCAACTATTATAAAACCAACAATGTCTTTCGGAATTGCTGTTATAGGACTAATTGAATCATTCATTCTGGGTTGGTTTGTAGGAGTATGCATAGCTGCGATTTACAATTTTTCACTAAAAAATTAA
- a CDS encoding efflux RND transporter periplasmic adaptor subunit — MKEKKMETKKKYIKIITVVSIAIILIVGSYYIYVNTIAKKDTENEVKELYTCPMHPQIIQDRPGQCPICGMDLVKKNIEKNDTSASGNNSEDMNSIKLSPSQQVLANVQTERVRVMQFQGEKTFNGYVKINETKFAHISTSVSGKIVKMFVNYEGQPVRKGQPVLEIYSPELVATKKEYLLALNNLNQVNKSENSFAIEQAESLVRSARERLSQWEMTSAQIEELERTEDPTINTIQYSKYSGIVTKKYVHVGHWATAGEDIYDVADLSTVWVIANVYESDMQYIKNGQIAEILSSAYPDEIMVARINFINPVFNPDSRTMEVRIDVTNSNLRLKPDMYVKVRINTYITQTIGVPKNAVIRTGEHNLVYIEKEKGIYEPRQVQISYEQDGYYAITSGLKEDEIIVTSGGFLIDSETQIQKGFTSGHENHGTNKNNDELKINPDQDIMKDIQNKNQDLEHKH, encoded by the coding sequence TTGAAAGAAAAGAAAATGGAAACCAAGAAAAAATATATTAAGATCATAACAGTCGTTTCAATTGCAATAATATTAATTGTTGGCAGTTATTATATATATGTTAACACTATTGCAAAAAAAGATACTGAAAATGAGGTTAAAGAATTATATACATGCCCTATGCATCCTCAGATTATTCAGGACAGACCCGGACAGTGTCCGATTTGCGGAATGGATTTGGTTAAAAAAAATATTGAAAAAAATGATACCTCAGCTTCTGGAAATAATTCAGAAGACATGAATTCGATAAAGCTTTCACCTTCCCAACAAGTTCTCGCGAATGTTCAGACAGAAAGAGTACGTGTTATGCAGTTTCAGGGCGAAAAGACTTTCAATGGATATGTTAAAATAAATGAAACAAAATTTGCCCATATTTCAACTTCCGTTTCCGGCAAAATTGTAAAGATGTTTGTTAACTATGAGGGGCAACCGGTAAGAAAAGGACAACCTGTTCTGGAAATATATTCGCCTGAACTTGTTGCTACTAAAAAAGAATATCTTCTCGCATTAAATAATCTCAACCAAGTTAATAAAAGTGAAAATAGCTTTGCAATTGAACAGGCTGAAAGCTTGGTCCGTTCAGCCCGAGAACGGTTATCTCAATGGGAAATGACCTCAGCCCAAATTGAAGAACTTGAACGAACTGAGGATCCCACAATAAATACTATCCAATATTCAAAATATTCAGGAATTGTTACAAAAAAATATGTTCATGTCGGTCATTGGGCAACAGCCGGTGAAGATATTTATGACGTGGCAGACCTTTCAACTGTGTGGGTAATAGCAAATGTTTACGAATCAGATATGCAGTATATAAAAAACGGGCAGATTGCAGAAATATTATCATCTGCTTATCCGGATGAAATAATGGTTGCCAGAATAAATTTTATTAATCCCGTATTTAACCCTGATTCAAGAACAATGGAAGTAAGAATTGATGTAACAAATTCAAACTTGAGATTGAAACCCGACATGTATGTGAAAGTTCGGATAAATACATATATAACTCAAACAATTGGAGTTCCAAAAAATGCAGTCATTAGAACCGGCGAACATAATTTAGTTTACATTGAAAAAGAAAAAGGGATATATGAACCAAGACAAGTCCAGATTTCCTACGAACAAGATGGGTATTATGCAATAACATCGGGCTTAAAAGAAGATGAAATTATTGTAACGTCAGGCGGATTTTTAATTGATAGCGAAACACAAATACAAAAAGGTTTTACTTCGGGACACGAAAATCACGGAACAAATAAAAACAATGATGAACTGAAAATTAATCCTGATCAGGATATTATGAAGGATATTCAAAATAAAAACCAAGACTTAGAACACAAACATTAA
- a CDS encoding lycopene cyclase domain-containing protein: MQYAWLIWSLIFLFVWVIIYTLNRQYRKEMLTVSLWTMLFGFTEPLFVPEYWNPPSLFNLAANTGFDIESFIFTFSVGGIGSIIYKLIFKSSNEPFNNIEKQKHKLHQYAIISPAIIFLLFAVFSDLNHIYCGIIAMFLGAVAALICRPDLKFKIIVGGLLFLIYYFIFFEILNVLYPGFVQLVWNLKALSGIFLIGIPVEELAWGFTFGMYWSSIYEHFSWNKLKNNK; the protein is encoded by the coding sequence ATGCAATATGCATGGTTAATATGGTCGCTGATTTTTCTGTTTGTATGGGTTATTATTTACACCCTTAACAGGCAATATAGAAAAGAAATGTTAACGGTTAGCTTATGGACGATGCTTTTTGGATTCACAGAGCCACTCTTTGTTCCGGAATACTGGAATCCGCCATCGCTTTTTAATCTTGCGGCAAATACCGGATTTGATATAGAAAGTTTTATATTTACATTTTCAGTAGGTGGTATAGGGTCAATTATATATAAGCTAATATTTAAATCCAGTAATGAGCCGTTTAATAACATTGAGAAACAAAAACATAAACTTCATCAATATGCCATAATATCACCTGCTATAATATTCCTCCTTTTTGCTGTATTCTCGGACCTCAATCATATTTATTGCGGAATAATTGCTATGTTTTTGGGTGCAGTTGCTGCTTTAATTTGCAGACCGGATTTAAAATTTAAAATAATTGTTGGAGGTCTGTTATTTTTAATCTATTACTTTATCTTTTTTGAAATACTCAATGTATTGTATCCGGGTTTTGTTCAACTAGTTTGGAATTTGAAAGCTCTATCAGGAATATTTTTAATTGGTATTCCCGTTGAAGAACTTGCTTGGGGTTTTACTTTTGGGATGTATTGGTCAAGTATATATGAGCATTTTTCGTGGAATAAATTAAAAAATAATAAATAA
- a CDS encoding YncE family protein, with the protein MTLIKFFMMAVILYVLVVFTGCKNDNGVIPTALDINYDAVYVVNGEDASLSIIEVASNTVKATIQLAGTSANEIKWPHHIYLNPAKTKLAIGVPGIDLSGGHGGHGSDTSKGRIVILDAQNGSILLNKITPHINHNAIFSPDGSEIWSAMMSASGKVFMYSATTYLLKDSITVGSQPSEVTFSADGSIAFVANGGSDDVTAINVSTKTVITTLIVGANPVGAWTGTNNKMYVDNEEGMTISVIDVASLQVEETVNLGFKPGFAAYNQQTDELWVTDGDGGRVVYFHRMNNQWEMPSSIAVGAGAHAIAFTNDGSKAYITNQMANTVSVIDVLTHTKIMDIPVGRKPNGLLIRYIN; encoded by the coding sequence ATGACATTAATAAAGTTTTTTATGATGGCAGTAATTTTATATGTGTTGGTTGTATTTACTGGTTGTAAAAATGATAATGGAGTCATACCTACAGCTCTTGATATCAATTATGATGCTGTTTATGTGGTTAATGGTGAAGATGCTTCACTATCCATAATAGAAGTTGCTTCAAACACGGTTAAAGCCACAATTCAACTTGCTGGAACTTCAGCGAATGAAATAAAATGGCCTCACCATATATATTTAAATCCTGCTAAGACAAAATTAGCAATAGGTGTTCCGGGAATAGATTTAAGCGGAGGACACGGAGGGCATGGTTCCGATACCTCAAAAGGCAGAATTGTTATTTTAGATGCTCAAAACGGTTCTATATTATTAAATAAAATAACTCCTCATATAAATCATAATGCTATATTTTCACCTGATGGTTCCGAAATCTGGAGCGCTATGATGAGCGCTTCCGGAAAAGTTTTTATGTATAGCGCAACTACTTATTTATTAAAAGATTCTATAACCGTCGGCTCACAACCTTCAGAGGTTACTTTTTCTGCAGACGGATCTATTGCTTTTGTTGCTAACGGAGGTTCCGATGATGTTACTGCAATAAATGTCAGCACAAAAACTGTTATAACAACTTTAATTGTCGGCGCAAATCCTGTTGGGGCGTGGACCGGGACAAACAATAAAATGTATGTTGATAATGAAGAAGGAATGACCATAAGTGTAATTGACGTTGCTTCATTGCAGGTTGAAGAAACCGTTAATCTTGGATTTAAGCCGGGGTTTGCCGCATATAACCAACAAACGGATGAACTTTGGGTAACAGACGGTGACGGAGGAAGGGTTGTATATTTTCACCGAATGAATAACCAATGGGAAATGCCTAGTAGTATTGCTGTGGGAGCCGGGGCTCATGCAATAGCATTTACTAATGATGGCTCCAAAGCTTATATAACTAATCAAATGGCAAATACAGTTTCTGTTATTGATGTTCTGACACATACAAAAATCATGGACATTCCTGTAGGAAGAAAACCAAATGGTCTTTTAATAAGATATATAAATTAA
- a CDS encoding cation transporter yields the protein MLKQNLLKLSLFSLIIISSIVYFTGCGKQETNNGEQNQLSQKEQTQSKPDSYQQTQQKTENSHIGSEKHVHIKVSTMQCGTCQKNIESAVKKVNGVIEVKVDKDEKVAHVEFDDSKTDLNKIENAITSAGYDANDKKADPTAYKNLDNCCKLPKDQ from the coding sequence ATGCTAAAACAAAATTTATTAAAGCTCTCATTATTTTCATTAATAATAATTTCTTCAATCGTCTATTTTACCGGTTGTGGAAAGCAAGAGACAAATAACGGCGAACAAAACCAGCTTTCTCAAAAAGAACAAACTCAATCAAAACCTGATTCGTATCAGCAGACACAGCAAAAAACAGAAAATTCGCATATTGGCAGTGAGAAACATGTGCATATTAAAGTTTCTACCATGCAATGTGGAACTTGCCAAAAAAATATTGAATCAGCTGTGAAAAAAGTTAACGGGGTTATCGAAGTAAAAGTAGATAAAGATGAAAAAGTTGCCCATGTTGAATTTGATGATTCAAAAACAGATTTGAACAAAATTGAGAATGCTATAACCTCGGCAGGATATGATGCTAACGATAAAAAAGCTGACCCAACTGCATATAAAAACCTTGATAACTGTTGCAAATTGCCTAAAGACCAATAA
- a CDS encoding copper-translocating P-type ATPase: MHNRHEGHSIDDFKKRFFICLIATIPVLLLSHMIQHWLGLGESLKFTGDLYVLFLLSSFIYFYGGAPFLKGFIHEIKGKQPGMMTLIAIAISVAYIYSALVIFGFDGSILFWELATLIDIMLLGHWIEMKSVLGASKALEELAKLMPSDAHKINPDGSIIDIALSKLKIDDKVLIKPGEKIPADGIVIKGITSVNESMLTGESMPVSKSDGANVIGGSINGEGSITIEVKKTGEDSFLSQVIELVKQAQESKSKTQDLANKAALWLTIVAIIGGALTFFVWVAFSTQSFAFAMERTVTVMVIACPHALGLAVPLVVAISTAIGAQHGLLIRDRIAFEKSRNIQAIVFDKTGTLTEGKFGITNIILLSKNFNEEELIKLAGSIESYSEHPIAKGIADASKDKYAVNNFKAIVGKGAEGVVNGDLIKIVSPGFLKENNISYDNEEITKLFEEGKTVVFVLKENIIIGAIALADIIRKESKLAIEELKKMGIKSIMLTGDNKKVAEWVAREIGLDEYFAEVLPQDKVNKIKEVQERGLTVAMTGDGVNDAPALAQADIGIAIGAGTDVAIEAADIILIKSNPLDVVSIIKLSHATYNKMVQNLLWATGYNIFAIPLAAGVLFSFGILLNPAVGAVLMSLSTVIVAINAKFLKI; the protein is encoded by the coding sequence ATACATAATAGGCACGAAGGTCATTCAATTGATGATTTTAAAAAGCGGTTTTTTATTTGCCTGATTGCTACTATACCCGTGCTTTTGCTTTCTCATATGATTCAGCATTGGTTAGGTCTTGGCGAAAGTTTAAAGTTCACCGGAGATCTTTATGTGTTATTCCTGCTTTCATCATTTATTTATTTTTATGGCGGGGCTCCTTTTCTCAAAGGTTTTATCCATGAGATAAAAGGAAAACAACCGGGAATGATGACGTTAATAGCAATAGCCATAAGTGTCGCATATATCTATAGCGCATTAGTAATATTTGGATTTGATGGCAGTATTCTTTTTTGGGAATTAGCAACATTAATTGACATAATGCTTTTAGGACATTGGATTGAAATGAAATCCGTATTGGGAGCTTCTAAGGCACTTGAGGAATTGGCAAAGCTAATGCCCTCTGATGCGCATAAGATAAATCCAGATGGAAGCATTATTGATATTGCATTAAGCAAGCTTAAGATTGATGATAAAGTATTGATAAAACCCGGGGAGAAAATTCCTGCTGACGGAATAGTAATCAAAGGTATAACATCAGTAAATGAATCTATGCTTACGGGAGAATCCATGCCCGTTTCAAAGTCAGACGGCGCAAACGTAATCGGCGGTTCAATCAATGGTGAAGGCTCAATTACGATTGAAGTAAAAAAAACCGGGGAAGATTCTTTCCTTTCGCAGGTAATAGAGCTTGTAAAACAGGCACAAGAAAGCAAATCAAAAACTCAAGACCTGGCAAATAAAGCCGCTCTATGGCTTACCATTGTTGCCATTATTGGTGGAGCATTAACATTCTTTGTATGGGTTGCATTTTCGACTCAGAGCTTTGCATTTGCAATGGAGCGGACAGTAACGGTAATGGTTATTGCGTGCCCACATGCATTGGGATTGGCAGTCCCTCTTGTAGTGGCTATTTCAACTGCTATCGGCGCACAACATGGTTTATTAATTAGAGACAGAATAGCATTTGAAAAGTCAAGAAACATTCAGGCAATAGTTTTTGACAAAACCGGAACCTTAACGGAAGGCAAGTTTGGAATCACAAACATAATCTTATTGAGCAAAAACTTTAATGAAGAAGAATTAATAAAACTTGCGGGTTCAATTGAATCATACTCCGAACATCCGATAGCTAAAGGAATCGCTGATGCGTCAAAAGATAAGTATGCGGTTAATAATTTCAAAGCCATAGTTGGAAAGGGAGCAGAGGGTGTAGTTAATGGGGATTTAATTAAGATTGTGAGTCCGGGATTCCTGAAAGAAAACAATATTTCTTATGATAATGAAGAAATAACGAAACTTTTTGAGGAAGGAAAAACAGTCGTATTTGTTTTAAAAGAAAATATTATAATCGGGGCAATTGCTCTTGCTGATATAATAAGAAAAGAATCTAAGTTAGCAATTGAAGAACTTAAAAAAATGGGAATTAAATCAATTATGCTAACCGGAGATAATAAAAAAGTGGCTGAGTGGGTTGCAAGAGAAATTGGACTTGATGAATATTTTGCAGAAGTTTTACCGCAGGACAAAGTAAATAAAATTAAAGAGGTTCAAGAGAGAGGTTTAACCGTTGCAATGACCGGGGACGGTGTAAATGATGCACCTGCGCTTGCACAGGCAGATATAGGTATTGCAATTGGAGCCGGAACCGACGTGGCAATTGAAGCTGCGGATATCATTTTAATAAAAAGTAATCCTTTAGATGTTGTATCAATCATTAAACTATCCCATGCCACATATAATAAGATGGTTCAAAATTTATTATGGGCAACGGGATATAACATATTTGCGATTCCTTTAGCAGCCGGGGTATTATTTTCATTTGGAATTTTACTGAACCCTGCGGTCGGAGCTGTTTTGATGTCATTAAGTACAGTAATAGTTGCCATAAATGCAAAATTTTTAAAAATATAG